Proteins found in one Panicum hallii strain FIL2 chromosome 4, PHallii_v3.1, whole genome shotgun sequence genomic segment:
- the LOC112888579 gene encoding berberine bridge enzyme-like 8 translates to MAVPAGAALALLLCVLCCYAPALSSAAAGDFLRCLSASVPSQLLLTPASPSFSSVLASSIRNPRFFTPGTMRPLCIVAAANASHVQAAVLCGRRHGVRLRVRSGGHDYEGLSYRSVRPEEFAVVDLAGLRSVRVDRAAATAWVDSGATVGELYYAAARADPQLAFPAGVCPTIGVGGHFSGGCIGMMMRKHGLSVDNVLDATLVDASGRILVRKAMGEDLFWAIRGGGGGSFGIVLSWKVRLVRVPLRVTAFTIQKTVAQGAIDAVTKWQTLAPALPDALTIRVVIQNQQARFQSLYLGTCDQLLPVMSSRFPELGMTRADCREMTWLQSALYINSGSTGQPVEALLNRTTSLSTFTKNKSDYVKQAITRESWQKIFPWFNGPSAGLIILEPHGGQVSRIADGDTPYPHRSGVLYNIQHIAFWSGDGGTAATTWINGFYSFMGQFVTKNPRAAYVNYRDLDIGQNAVVGGVTSYDSGRVWGEKYFGAANFKRLAITKGKMDPGDYFRNEQSVPPLVQTPKQVSHTSSRHENCCL, encoded by the coding sequence ATGGCCGTGCCCGCCGGAGCAGCACTAGCGCTCCTCCTCTGCGTCCTCTGCTGCTACGCCCCCGCCCTGtcctcggccgccgccggcgacttccTCCGGTGCCTCTCGGCGTCTGTCCCGAGCCAGCTCCTGCTCACCCCTGCCTCGCCTTCCTTCTCCTCCGTCCTGGCGTCCTCCATCCGGAACCCGAGGTTCTTCACCCCCGGCACGATGCGCCCGCTCTGCATCGTCGCGGCCGCCAACGCCTCCCACGTCCAGGCCGCGGTCCTCTGCGGCCGCCGCCACGGGGTGCGCCTCCGCGTGCGCAGCGGCGGGCACGACTACGAGGGCCTCTCGTACCGGTCCGTGCGCCCCGAGGAGTTCGCGGTGGTCGACCTCGCCGGCCTCCGCTCCGTGCGAGTCGACCGCGCCGCGGCCACCGCGTGGGTGGACTCCGGCGCCACCGTCGGGGAGCTCTACTACGCCGCGGCCAGGGCGGACCCGCAGCTGGCCTTCCCCGCCGGCGTGTGCCCGACCATCGGCGTAGGGGGCCACTTCAGCGGCGGCTGCATCGGCATGATGATGCGCAAGCACGGGCTCTCTGTCGACAACGTCCTCGACGCCACGCTGGTGGACGCCAGCGGGAGGATCCTGGTCAGGAAGGCCATGGGGGAGGACCTCTTCTGGGCCatccggggcggcggcggcgggagcttcGGCATCGTGCTATCCTGGAAGGTGAGGCTCGTCAGGGTCCCGCTGAGGGTGACGGCCTTCACCATCCAGAAGACCGTCGCCCAGGGCGCCATAGACGCCGTGACCAAATGGCAAACCCTCGCGCCGGCGCTCCCCGACGCGCTCACCATCAGGGTGGTCATCCAGAACCAGCAGGCCCGGTTCCAGTCCCTGTACCTCGGCACGTGCGACCAGCTCCTTCCGGTGATGAGCTCCCGGTTCCCGGAGCTCGGAATGACGCGCGCCGACTGCCGGGAGATGACCTGGCTGCAGTCCGCGCTCTACATCAACTCCGGCAGCACCGGCCAGCCAGTGGAGGCCCTCCTCAACCGGACGACCAGCCTGAGCACCTTCACCAAGAACAAGTCCGACTACGTGAAGCAAGCCATCACCCGGGAGTCGTGGCAGAAGATCTTCCCCTGGTTCAACGGCCCTAGTGCGGGGCTCATCATCCTAGAGCCCCACGGCGGGCAGGTCAGCCGCATCGCCGACGGCGACACGCCGTACCCGCACCGGAGCGGCGTCCTCTACAACATCCAGCACATCGCGTTCTGgtcgggcgacggcggcaccgCGGCGACGACCTGGATCAACGGCTTCTACAGCTTCATGGGCCAGTTCGTGACCAAGAACCCCAGGGCGGCGTACGTGAACTACCGGGACCTTGACATCGGCCAGAACGCGGTGGTCGGCGGCGTCACGAGCTACGACAGCGGCAGGGTGTGGGGCGAGAAGTACTTCGGGGCGGCCAACTTCAAGAGGCTGGCCATCACCAAGGGCAAGATGGATCCCGGTGACTACTTCCGGAACGAACAGAGCGTCCCGCCACTTGTCCAAACTCCCAAGCAAGTGAGCCACACGTCGAGCCGCCATGAGAACTGCTGTTTATAA
- the LOC112890818 gene encoding berberine bridge enzyme-like 8, which translates to MATSSSRASALALLLCALSASSFHVAISGPPAPSPGKDDFLSCLTKTVPPRLLFAKSSPAYGSVWSSTIRNLKFLSDKTVKPLYIITPTEPCHIQATVSCGRKHGMRLRVRSGGHDYEGLSYRSDKAEPFAVVDLSKMRQVRIDGKQATSWVDSGAQLGEIYYAVAKETPKLGFPAGVCATIGVGGHFSGGGFGMMLRKYGTAADLVIDAKVVDAEGRLLDRKAMGEDLFWAIRGGGGASFGIVVSWQVKLVPVPPTVTVFQIHKGVKDGAVDLVAKWQQVAPSLPEDLMIRILAMGQDALFEALFLGTCKDLVPLMNARFPELGMNQTHCNEMSWIQSVPYIPLGKTGTVKDLLNRTSNIRAFGKYKSDYVRDPIPRSVWEKIFTWLVKPGAGVMIMDPYGGKISSIADDATPFPHRQGMLFNIQYVNYWFGEGSGAQPNQWSRDMYAFMEPYVTKNPRQAYVNYRDMDLGVNQVVGDVSTYESGKVWGEKYFKGNFERLARTKAKVDPQDYFRNEQSIPPLLK; encoded by the coding sequence ATGGCGACATCTTCATCAAGGGCCTCTGCCTTGGCGCTCCTCTTGTGCGCCTTGTCGGCCTCCTCCTTCCACGTCGCCATTTCAGgcccgccggcgccgtcgcCCGGCAAGGATGACTTCCTCTCGTGCCTCACAAAGACCGTCCCGCCCCGCCTCCTCTTCGCCAAGAGCTCCCCGGCGTATGGCTCCGTCTGGTCCTCCACCATCCGGAACCTCAAGTTCCTGTCCGACAAGACGGTGAAGCCGCTGTACATCATCACCCCCACCGAGCCCTGCCACATCCAGGCCACCGTGTCGTGCGGGCGCAAGCACGGCATGCGGCTCCGCGTCCGGAGCGGCGGGCACGACTACGAGGGCCTGTCGTACCGGTCCGACAAGGCGGAGCCGTTCGCCGTCGTGGACCTGTCCAAGATGCGGCAGGTGCGCATCGACGGCAAGCAGGCGACGTCGTGGGTGGACTCCGGCGCGCAGCTGGGCGAGATCTACTACGCCGTGGCGAAGGAGACGCCCAAGCTCGGGTTCCCCGCGGGGGTGTGCGCGACCATCGGCGTCGGGGGCCACTTCAGCGGGGGCGGCTTCGGCATGATGTTGCGCAAGTACGGCACCGCTGCCGACCTGGTCATCGACGCCAAGGTGGTGGACGCCGAGGGCAGGCTGCTGGACAGGAAGGCCATGGGCGAGGACCTGTTCTGGGCcatccgcggcggcggcggcgcgagcttCGGCATCGTGGTGTCGTGGCAGGTGAAGCTGGTGCCGGTTCCCCCCACGGTGACGGTGTTCCAGATCCACAAGGGCGTCAAGGACGGCGCCGTCGACCTGGTCGCCAAGTGGCAGCAGGTGGCGCCGTCCCTCCCCGAGGACCTGATGATCCGGATCCTGGCCATGGGGCAGGACGCGCTGTTCGAGGCCCTGTTCCTGGGCACGTGCAAGGACTTGGTGCCGCTGATGAACGCCCGGTTCCCGGAGCTGGGGATGAACCAGACGCACTGCAACGAGATGTCGTGGATCCAGTCGGTGCCCTACATCCCGCTGGGGAAGACGGGCACCGTCAAGGACCTCCTCAACAGGACCTCCAACATCAGGGCCTTCGGCAAGTACAAGTCGGACTACGTGCGGGACCCCATCCCCAGGAGCGTGTGGGAGAAGATCTTCACCTGGCTGGTGAAGCCCGGCGCCGGGGTGATGATCATGGACCCCTACGGCGGCAAGATCAGCTCCATCGCCGACGACGCGACGCCGTTCCCGCACCGGCAGGGGATGCTCTTCAACATCCAGTACGTCAACTACTGGTTCGGGGAGGGCTCCGGGGCGCAGCCCAACCAGTGGAGCAGGGACATGTACGCGTTCATGGAGCCGTACGTGACCAAGAACCCGAGGCAGGCGTACGTCAACTACAGGGACATGGACCTCGGCGTCAACCAGGTGGTCGGCGACGTCTCCACCTACGAGAGCGGCAAGGTCTGGGGGGAGAAGTACTTCAAGGGCAACTTCGAGAGGCTCGCCAGGACCAAGGCCAAGGTGGATCCGCAGGACTACTTCAGGAACGAGCAGAGCATCCCGCCATTGCTCAAGTGA
- the LOC112888578 gene encoding berberine bridge enzyme-like 8, translating to MEVSSRGLALALILSFSSLCYLGAPSSAATSDPDGFLQCLWGSVPSGLIYTQGASNFTDVLASSVRNPRLFTADTARPLCVVTATDGSHVQAAVRCGRAHAVRLRVRSGGHDYEGLSYRSLQQGEVFAVVDLAGLRAVAVSADDAAWPAPTAWVESGATLGELYYTVARNNSGLAFPAGICPTIGVGGHFSGGGIGMLMRRFGLAADNILDAKLVNADGELIDRAAMGEDLFWAIRGGGGGNFGIVVSWKVSLVRVPSTVTAFNVMRTLDQGAIDVLTRWQEVGPTLPFDINMRAIIQGQQVTFQTLYLGRCSDVVPTLGTFFPELGMTGADCLEMTWLQSVVFFDTWNPSAPVESLLNRRTSLSTFTKNKSDYVRRAIARDDWKNIFPWFAMNGAGMIILEPHGGFIGAIPASATPYPHRSGVLYNIQYIAFWPSGSDGSAATSWINNFYDFMGQYVTKNPREAYVNYRDLDIGENTVVNDVSTFDGGKVWGEKYFAGNFRRLAAVKAAVDPTDFFRNEQSIPPLLQGNNRWGKRLG from the coding sequence ATGGAAGTGTCCTCCAGAGGCTTAGCGCTAGCGCTCATCCTCAGCTTCTCCTCTCTCTGCTACCTCGGCGCTCCATCCTCAGCAGCTACCTCCGACCCCGACGGCTTCCTGCAGTGCCTGTGGGGGAGCGTACCCAGCGGGCTCATCTACACGCAGGGCGCGAGCAACTTCACCGACGTGCTGGCGTCCTCCGTCCGGAACCCCCGGCTCTTCACCGCCGACACGGCGCGCCCGCTCTGCGTCGTCACGGCCACCGACGGCTCCCACGTGCAGGCCGCCGTGCGTTGCGGCCGCGCGCACGCCGTGCGCCTCCGCGTCCGCAGCGGCGGGCACGACTACGAGGGCCTCTCGTACCGGTCCCTGCAGCAGGGCGAGGTGTTCGCGGTGGTCGACCTCGCCGGCCTCCGCGCCGTCGCTGTCAGCGCCGACGACGCCGCGTGGCCGGCCCCCACGGCGTGGGTCGAGTCCGGCGCCACGCTCGGGGAGCTCTACTACACGGTCGCCAGGAACAACTCCGGGCTTGCGTTCCCGGCCGGGATCTGCCCGACCATCGGCGTGGGCGGCCACTTCAGCGGCGGCGGGATCGGCATGCTCATGCGCAGGTTCGGGCTCGCCGCCGACAACATCCTCGACGCCAAGCTGGTGAACGCCGACGGCGAGCTCATCGACAGGGCGGCCATGGGGGAGGACCTCTTCTGGGCCatccggggcggcggcggcgggaactTCGGCATCGTCGTGTCGTGGAAGGTGAGCCTCGTCAGGGTCCCATCCACCGTTACGGCGTTCAACGTCATGAGGACGCTGGACCAGGGCGCCATCGACGTCCTCACCAGGTGGCAGGAGGTCGGCCCGACCCTGCCCTTCGACATCAACATGCGGGCGATCATCCAGGGGCAACAGGTGACGTTCCAGACACTGTACCTTGGCAGGTGCAGCGACGTCGTGCCGACGCTGGGCACCTTCTTCCCGGAGCTCGGCATGACGGGCGCCGACTGCCTCGAGATGACCTGGCTGCAGTCGGTGGTCTTCTTCGACACCTGGAACCCCAGCGCGCCGGTGGAGTCGCTGCTCAACCGCCGCACCAGCCTGAGCACCTTCACCAAGAACAAGTCCGACTACGTCCGCCGCGCCATCGCCAGGGATGACTGGAAGAACATCTTCCCCTGGTTCGCCATGAACGGCGCTGGGATGATCATCCTGGAGCCGCACGGCGGGTTCATCGGCGCCATCCCGGCCTCGGCGACGCCGTACCCGCACCGGAGCGGGGTGCTGTACAACATCCAGTACATCGCCTTCTGGCCCTCGGGCAGCGACGGCTCGGCGGCGACGAGCTGGATCAACAACTTCTACGACTTCATGGGCCAGTACGTGACCAAGAACCCGAGGGAGGCGTACGTGAACTACCGCGACCTGGACATCGGCGAGAACACGGTGGTGAACGACGTCAGCACGTTCGACGGCGGCAAGGTCTGGGGCGAGAAGTACTTCGCCGGCAACTTCAGGAGGCTTGCCGCGGTGAAGGCGGCGGTGGATCCGACCGACTTCTTCAGGAACGAGCAGAGCATCCCGCCGTTGCTCCAAGGCAATAATCGTTGGGGCAAGCGTTTGGGCTAA